One Streptomyces sp. V4I8 genomic window carries:
- the mraY gene encoding phospho-N-acetylmuramoyl-pentapeptide-transferase, with protein MMNQILFSGVIGLFLTLVGTPLLIKLLARKGYGQYIRDDGPREHHSKRGTPTMGGIAFILATIAAYFLSKLITGKPPTFSGVLVLGLMAGMGLVGFLDDYIKIVKRRSLGLRAKAKMAGQLLGGIAFAVLSLQFADNRGNTPASTKLSFVQDFGWSIGPVLFVVWALFMILAMSNGVNLTDGLDGLATGASVLVFGAYTFIGVWQFQESCANAQTLANPGACYEVRDPLDLAVVSSALMGACLGFLWWNTSPAKIFMGDTGSLALGGALAGLAICSRTEFLLAILGGLFVLITMSVVIQVGSFRLTGKRVFRMAPLQHHFELKGWSEVLVVVRFWIIQGICVIVGLGLFYAGWAADK; from the coding sequence ATGATGAATCAGATCCTGTTCTCAGGAGTCATTGGCCTCTTCCTGACCCTGGTCGGCACCCCGCTGCTGATCAAGCTGCTGGCCCGCAAGGGCTACGGCCAGTACATCCGGGACGACGGCCCGCGCGAGCACCACAGCAAGCGCGGTACGCCGACGATGGGTGGTATCGCCTTCATCCTGGCGACGATCGCCGCGTACTTCCTGTCCAAGCTGATCACCGGCAAGCCGCCGACGTTCTCCGGTGTCCTGGTGCTCGGCCTGATGGCCGGCATGGGTCTGGTCGGCTTCCTGGACGACTACATCAAGATCGTCAAGCGCCGCTCGCTGGGCCTGCGGGCCAAGGCCAAGATGGCCGGCCAGCTGCTCGGCGGTATCGCCTTCGCGGTGCTCTCGCTGCAGTTCGCGGACAACCGGGGCAACACCCCGGCCTCCACCAAGCTCTCCTTCGTGCAGGACTTCGGCTGGTCCATCGGCCCGGTGCTGTTCGTCGTCTGGGCGCTGTTCATGATCCTCGCCATGTCGAACGGCGTGAACCTGACGGACGGTCTGGACGGCCTCGCCACCGGCGCCTCCGTGCTGGTCTTCGGCGCCTACACCTTCATCGGCGTGTGGCAGTTCCAGGAGTCCTGCGCCAACGCCCAGACGCTCGCCAACCCGGGCGCCTGTTACGAAGTGCGAGATCCACTCGACCTCGCCGTCGTCTCCTCCGCGCTGATGGGCGCCTGCCTCGGCTTCCTGTGGTGGAACACGTCGCCCGCCAAGATCTTCATGGGTGACACCGGTTCGCTGGCCCTCGGTGGCGCGCTCGCCGGTCTCGCCATCTGCTCGCGCACCGAGTTCCTGCTCGCCATCCTCGGCGGCCTGTTCGTGCTGATCACCATGTCGGTGGTCATCCAGGTCGGCTCCTTCCGCCTCACCGGCAAGCGCGTCTTCCGGATGGCGCCACTCCAGCACCACTTCGAACTCAAGGGCTGGTCCGAAGTCCTGGTGGTGGTCCGCTTCTGGATCATCCAGGGCATCTGTGTGATCGTCGGACTGGGCCTC